The sequence ATCCGGCGGCCGGAAGGGGAGGAGGCCCGGTGAGGGGCCTCCTTGAGCCGGCTCAGCTCTTGATCGGGGTCAGCGAGCCCATATGGCTGCCACCCTTCATGGTCACGCAGGTGCCCTTGGGTACCGCCTTCCAGGCATTGCCCTGGTAGTCCATGGTCGAGGTGCCGGCGCAGCTGGTGCCGGGGCCGGCGGCGCAGTCATTCTGCCCCTTCAGGGC comes from Ancylobacter polymorphus and encodes:
- a CDS encoding BufA1 family periplasmic bufferin-type metallophore; its protein translation is MNRSTLALALAGSLTAALAGAAFAAPLAPEKMAGNEKCYGIALKGQNDCAAGPGTSCAGTSTMDYQGNAWKAVPKGTCVTMKGGSHMGSLTPIKS